The Brassica rapa cultivar Chiifu-401-42 chromosome A10, CAAS_Brap_v3.01, whole genome shotgun sequence genome segment TCATAACACTCAAAGATACTATCTTACATCATCATCCTTTGTTTTCAACATTTGTCTGAAAATACTTTAATTGTAAAAACAGGACTTGCTTTATGGAGAGATTCAGCAGCTCATGGTCACAACTCTCCGTTACGATCATTGAAGGAGTTGGTTTTTGGGTCATAACTCAATAGAAGCTTAAACACCGTTCGTTTGCTTCAAGCAAGTACATAGAGGGAGGATTACTTGTTTGTATCAAGGAGACCAAGCcatgtattttatttatgttatttgtaTTTGTCCCAAGCTCCTATATAAAACGCATATTTAGTGCCACTTCATAACTTAAGCTGAATCACACTAAACCATATTAATTTGTTAATTCCTACTCCTACTCCTACGATATTTTATGTTAAGAAGAATATTGGGCTTAGTGATTGAGCTAAAACTATTGGGCTTTTAGTATACCAATATAGAGCCCATATAATGCCCATGTGTCTTTCTCCCGACCCTAAACCAGACCATGACTCGCACGACTTTCCCAAAATAACCTAGAGATCCGAAAAGAACGGAGGAAAGGACGAAAGAAGGAAAGATGGAGGAGACGAAGCCATTGGTAGGGAACCATCcccagcagcagcagcaacagcaacaacaacagcagCTTCTCTATCAACACCAATTACAACAGAGACAGCAGCAGATGCTTTTATTACAGCAGTTGCAgaaacagcaacaacaacaagccGCCATGTCTAGATTCCCCTCCAACATCGACGTTCATCTCCGTCCACCAGGGTCAATCCAGACCCGACCAATTGTTCCCCCTCAGCAGCAGAACCCTAATCCCAACCCTAGCGTGGGACAGCCTACACCGAATctccagcagcagcagcagcagcagcaacaggtTGCAGCGAGTCAGCAGATGCTgcaacagcagcagcaacaacaacagcagcagAAATTGATGCGGCCGTTGAATCACATCGAGCTTCAATTCGCGTATCAGGATGCTTGGCGTGTCTGCCACCCTGATTTCAAACGACCTTTCTCTTCTCTCGAAGACGCTTGCGAAAGGTTAGTTCTAAATTATCGAATTACTGACATTTCTTTGTAAATTTATTTCCTTTTATAGAAATCCACCATAGAGTTTCTCACCCGTTCAAGGCTTTTGCAATCTCTGGTAGTAGTCAAAATTACTTATTGATATATGTATATCTGATCTGTGATATGAAAACAGTGATCTGTTAATGACTTACTTACCCTTGTCGGAAAGTCTGCAACTTGTATGTTCTTCTTTGGTTCGTGTTTGGTATTTAATATTGTGATGATATATGTTAGCCTTTTCGTTAAtttctttacttttttattGATATTGTCCTTGTTAGATCCAATACTCTTTCTGAGTTTCTTTTGGTGTTCGTTCATACGAAACTTCAATCTCTTTCTGAGTTTAGTGTGGTGGTGTCTCTGCATATGGTCGTGGCATTGTTTTGTGTGGTGATTTGTTTGCCTTGATTGAACGTTTCTGTATTTGGTTTGTTTCTTATCATACCTCCTATGCAGGTTACTGCCTTATCATGTTGTAGCAGATTACGAAGCGGAAGAGGACGATAGAATCCTCGATTCAGACCCAACAGGCCAAGCCCTTTCCCGCTCTCAGCAGTGGGACAACAACATCGCAGCTAAAGTCGCTGAGTTCACTGCAACCTTTGAGAAACAAGCCTTAGCTTTCAACATAATCACCCGGAAGCGAGCTATGGGAGAGTTCAGATCCGAGGAGAGGCTTATGGTGGAGCAAGCTCTGCTGCAAGAAGAAAGAAAGGCGTTGCTGGAGCTTAAAGCAGAGATGGATAGGGAGAAGGCTGGCAGGGAGGCTCAGGAGGCTAAGCTGAGAATGGCCGCTTTGGCTCAGGCTGGACAGTCACAGTCCCATGCCGAGATAATGGCTCGTAACCCGTTGAGGGCTAACGCGGTTGGGAATCAGGGTGGGAGTATTCAGCTGAGCCACGAGATGGGAGAGCAAGGACGTGGCATGAACCCTGATGAGATGATGAATGGGTGGGGAAACAATAGTCAGAGAGAGGAGAAGGAGCCTTCGGAAGATTTCTTGAATGATGAGGAGAATGAGAACGGAGAGACGGGTGAACAGGAGAACTGGCGTGAAGCAGGGGAGTTCGATTTGAACAGCCGCTAAGTGATTAATGTGGTTGTTGTGGAAGTTATAGTTTGAACAACTGGATTCAAGATGCTATACATGGCAGGGTGGTCAGGCTCAAAGTCTGCCGCTAGCTGAACCATCAGATGTTGAAGCCAAGTAAGCATTACTCGGTTTTAATGTTAATGTAGCTTTACTTAGATGTGtgttttaatattattgaaaaGTGTCCTGAGAGGAAAAGAGTTCTTCATTTTCATGGAGATGGATTGGCTTGTTATCTAATAAGTGAATCGTGTCAAAGGTGTAAGAGCTTCAGGTTCTAAAGCTTGTAGTAGGTAAGCTTATGTACTAATGTGGATTTGTTATATATGTATGGATTGGTTTGTTTTTGTTATGGATGATTGTAATAGTAAAATGGTTATTTTTGTTACGTTAAACCCTCAAAAACGTCTAGGATTTAAATTTCCAGAACCGCagcatgtttaccactttccaaAACATGGAGATCGCGGTGTAGATTTCTCATCAGTGAATCATCTTCTTTGGCCAGTTTTTATGTGAGTTGTCACACCGCACAGTGGACCACCAATGCTCCTTCTGCCcacggtttaatttttttttttttgtgaaaaaataaaaacctcACTCTTTTTAATTTGCTGTCCATGGTTTAATTTGCTATTGACAAAACCTCACTCTCTTTTAGGTCAAGATCAGCTGTGTATTACTGGTGTTTATATTTATCAAGCTTTCACTGGCACGAAGCTAAATGATTCTAAATACATGAGTTTTGATCATGAGAATAAGCTCATGAAATATTGGCATATGATCTccaaaattttatgaaaaattatatatattcttaaacttgtaaaaacaaatattaatttttcgTTAAATTGTCTATAGCCCTCATGATCTCTATTTTTCCGTTAAATTGTCCATAGCCCTCAAAATCTAATGTCGAATCACAACAATATCACAATAATATTACAATTGGTTAAACTTATTATCTTTAGatgaaattaaattatatactaattttCATTCCACCGAACTCCAAACTTCAAGAATACAAAAGCTTTGGATCGTCTTCTAAACACAATCAATCCAGTAATCGTAATTTATTCTATGCACTTTTGTTTATTCTCATAACTAAAAAGTctaaaatcaataaatattaCCTCAGAAGATTTTAAACCATTGGCTTGCAGGTTCACAACTAATATCTCCAGTCAAACACTTGCAATGATTAGCAACAATATTGTTATCCGAATCCACGTCTAAGCATACCAACAAACCATCGTTATTCTTGAACGCCAAATGCATCTTTGTGGCCGATATTCGCTTAATCTTTGTGCACTTCTTGCCGAGTTTCACGCTTCTCCCAACTGATGTTTCGCCTTCCACACAAGATTTGTGACCTCCTTTGATTTCAAGTCTGTCTCCATGAGAATAACTCCACGGCTCGTCCTTTGTGCATGGACCCAACGTGAGTTCTGACTCATAGCACGGTGATTTTCTCACTAGACACAGTCCGGTTAACGGATGGAATATTTTCTTGTGATGATTGTGCTTTATACCGGGTCCTGTGACAGTTTAGTTACTTTCTCAAACTTGTATTATTACACATGCATGATGATAAGTTAGGCTAGTTTACAAGCAAGCAAAGCAAGATTGATTTACCTTTATGTGGTGGTTGAATGACGGAGAGTCTCTGGAGATAAGTATGGTTATGAACATGGTGCCAGTTCGCATCTAACATACCGTAAGCTTCAACTACACCACGTTTGCCTTCACGGAAATAATAAACTCCGGTAAGCGCCCAAACCGCCCAATCGATATCTTTCTCGGCCGCCCATGCCAGCATACAACTCATGTACCTAATGTCACAGttgataataatatttcaagCCTTGAATCTTTGATTGTTTCAGACACCAATCTGTATAGGTTTCACTTactaaaatgttaaaacattttaaatcatGGGTTTATTTGGATACTTTATTACCCAAAGTGAATGACAATGCAATAATAACAATTgacccttttcttttttttgtaacacttttattctttgtttatattttgaaatcagtactaaactatatattttggaCTTCCCTCAAATGTGTATTCAACCAATTTGTAATATATACCTATTTCCTTCAAAATCACCACCTCTTTGATCGGTCCCGAACTCGCTCAAGAACAAAGGAAAGCCTTGATCGAGAAGGAAGCCTCCAGTACGATGCTCCTTAGTGAAGATTTGGCTGCAAAAATCGTTGACATTGTGTGATTTCCATTGACCAGTACCATTGGTGAAAGCATACCAATGAAGCTccaaaacaagtttttttttaaagctaaGATTCACTGGACGATCTTTTAAGAAAGTTAGGTCAGCGTCGAAGTCAAGCCCGGAGAGTATGACCAGAACGTTAGGGTTTGATCCATGCACTGCTTCTGCTCCTCTTTGCATGTACCTACCAtgtgaaaaagtataattccaATTCCCATATTAATAATCTTGACATTAATATTAGAAAATGTGTTCTAAGTTAGCAAATTATTTCTCTGCGTTGATTATTATATCGTGTTGTTTAATCAATGAACTTAAGGTACatgcaaaaaggaaaaaaaaaaacatttccaaTTGCCATATTAATAATTCTTTTCCCATACTAATAATTTAAACATTAATAATAGAGATGTTAGAATCAACGAAATcatgtaaattaataaattcttTCTCTGCGTTGATTCTTGTTGTTTAATCTATGAACCTTGGATTCCCATATCAAccgatatatataatatttatacatacaTATGGATATTTTTTATAGCTGGAGTTgtacttaattatttttagggatttaattatttatagcGCAAGGGAATAAAATCAGTGATGAATATCTAATTAACGTGCATAATTTCTTGGTGTTTAAGCTTCACATGGGCATTAtgataaagaaaaaagaacaaaacttaggttcaccccctaggttgtgtttagaatttaggttttagggcatatgtttggatttagggtataggttctggtttagggtttaggtttgggTTTTAGGGTATAGAATTCgggtttaggtttaggatttagggttacggtttggatttagggtttagttagcGTTTTTAACGTCGGTAAAGTTgacgttattattattattttttaattatttttggttttgaaaaattatttaattgtttttatccattaatttatgtGGCATTATGATTGGTTTTTAGAAGTGATGTGAATTTAAAGGAGGTGAACCTAAGTCttgttcaagaaaaaaaatagaatttattaCGTACGTATACCAATCTTTTGCAGTATGATTGTAACCTCTAAGTTCATTCCTCAAGCTCATACCAATAACGTTATTCACGTCCATAAAGATTGTGGCCATCTTCTTAAGACCCAACATCCATAGATCTGGATTGAATTTCGGGTCGCCAAAGAACGCGTCCGGGTCATCGTTGCTGCAACACCAACCCGGTACGGTCTTGTGGTTATCAAGTATCACCATCACATCGTTTCTCCCCAGACTATACACCACGGCCTAAGAAAAGTGTTGCTTGCGTAAGAAGTTATAACATATAGTTAAAACAAGAATCTGGAGTCTTCTAAAAACTGTTTTTCAAATGAATGATGAATCACATGATTAATTGTGTATACTTGCCTGGAATACATTGATAAGAGGAGTATTGACAATGGATGGATTGTGAGTGTAAATCCCTTGAAGTTCATGATCCAATCCATATCTCTCAAATGATTGTTTAACGGTAACATTAAAGGCTAGAGTGTCATTAATCATTAGCTCAAGTGGCCAAGTGAGCCTAACACAATTGAAAcccatttcttttattttctttgatatTGAATCCATTGGCTGGCTGCTCAGCCCCTCGGCCACTACTGGCTTAAGGTGTGAAGGCCAGTTCACACAAGCTAGCTTCACACGGTGGCCACTCTTGTTGACTATCCATCGTGACTTTGTGGAGAGTGGATAATCTGCTGCTAGGGTTAGAGATATTGATGACAAGAGCAAGGACAAAAGGAGAGTTAAGGGAAAGATTGTTTTTGCCATATCTATTACTGATTTTGTTTTAGGAAAActatctagtatatatatagaatGAATTCAAAGGTTCTGTCATAATATTAGGGGAGTTGTTGAGTTATTTTAAAGATAATTGACTGTTATATATCAGGGTTTTAGTTTGATGATAGGCTTcaacgttttttttttagattactGCGGAACATTGTGGATAAATATCTTCTTACCACACATTTTGGAtaattatttatgttaaaacattcggattatatatatctattctaAGATAAGAGGATAAATCAGTGGATCATCGCCTGGAACTTCGGTAAAGTAACTTGGTGAACCTTCATCAAATGTAATAACTATGAATAATTTTCTATTTGTCTTTATGAAATTGATTCGAAGTTGAGGAATCTAAATGTTAAAACCAATTGAATTATATACGGTAATCGGACGGTAGTTATAGATTAACatcttatttttcattataCAAGCGATCAATATTTCAACAATTATGTAGAAAAGTCTTTTTCGTTTCAAAAACTCGTGATTTGCATGTTGATGATGAATGTCATGTGGTATTAGTATAAACTCAagttttgaataaaataagaaCTTGAAAGTAACGTAATGTTGTGGACGTCTCGTAAGCTATGTCTGCCGCCACATGTCGACCGTGAGGGTGATCACGTTGTTCACAAACTCAAATAATCTGAGCTGTACTTCCTTTGGAAACCGTGATCTATTATCAATTTactgaaaatactaaaaatattgTTAGATAAATACTAAAATTACATACTTATGTCATCTTTAATTCTTTATTAGTTATCATGATGTGGTATTGAGTTCCATTAGTATATCACTTCTATTTGAACAAAATAATTGGAAACTAACAAGGCAAACTAGTCTGGAAATCACAAACTTGCTCAATTTCTTCAGCTGTGACTAATCAGCATATTTCAATTTCGAGTACTGTTTTTTTAGATAATAATTAAGTAAATATCTCGCTGTGCactagttttaatatttttggaaaCTCTAAATTCAACATCTAGTAGGAagtaaaaatagtttaatagaCAATGACAGTCCATTGGACCattaaacaaaaagataatCATAAGAATAGAGCATCGAGCGACGAATTTTTTGTAACTTGGATCAGAAATTCAAAAAGCATAAAGAGATGATAATAATAgtcatattataaaaatatatatcttggAATTATGAAAGAAATAAGAAGAGAAAACACATGGCTAAGTATAATGGCCTGTCTCTGTTCCTTATCTCTTTACTTGCACACTCTCCAGGTCCCTCACTGCCCCTTATTGGacctctctctcttcctctctcgtGTTTAAATTCTTCTCCTCTGATTCTCCTTTGTTTCCACACTTTTGTCTACTAATTCTTACACCAATAATTTCACTCCCATACCATAACCACACATCAACCGaccaaacgaaaaaaaaaacatacttgATTATGAAGAGAAGCCATCAAGAAACTTCTGTAGAAGAAGTTCATTCAATGGGTAAGAAGCTCGAAGACGATAATAACATGGACGAGTTTCTATCTGCTTTAGGGTACAAGGTTCGATCTTCCGACATGGCGGACGTCGCACAGAAGCTTGAGCAGCTTGAAGTAGTTCTATCCAACGATGATGTTCTTGGCTCTAATGCATTAAACGACACCGTTCATTACAATCCCTCTGATCTCTCCAGCTGGGCCGAGACCATGCTCTCGGAGCTTAACTACTACCCGCCTTCTCTGGATCTTGACCCGACCCGGATATGCAACCTAACACCATTCTCAGATGACAACGAGTGTTCCAGCACTACCAGCGACAACAGCAGCAAGAGGATCCGACTCGGTCCCTGGTGTGACTCAAGCGAGTCAACTCGACCAGTGGTAATGCTCGGCGTTGACTCGCAGGAGACCGGAGTCAGACTCGTCCAGGCCCTGGTGGCGTGCGCCGAGGCGGTCCACCAGGAGAATCTGATCCTCGCCGACGCGCTCGTGAAACGCGTGGGACCACTCGCGGCTTCTCAGGCGGGAGCGATGGGGAAAGTCGCCACCTACTTCGCCGAGGCGCTCGCTCGTCGGATCTACCGGATCCGCCCTTCCTCCCCCGCCGTTGATCCTTCCTTCGAAGAGATTCTCCAGATGCATTTCTACGAGTCGTGCCCTTACCTGAAGTTCGCGCATTTCACGGCCAACCAGGCGATTCTAGAAGCAGTCGCGACGGCGCGTGGCGTACACGTAATCGATCT includes the following:
- the LOC103833179 gene encoding glycosyl hydrolase 5 family protein, with the translated sequence MAKTIFPLTLLLSLLLSSISLTLAADYPLSTKSRWIVNKSGHRVKLACVNWPSHLKPVVAEGLSSQPMDSISKKIKEMGFNCVRLTWPLELMINDTLAFNVTVKQSFERYGLDHELQGIYTHNPSIVNTPLINVFQAVVYSLGRNDVMVILDNHKTVPGWCCSNDDPDAFFGDPKFNPDLWMLGLKKMATIFMDVNNVIGMSLRNELRGYNHTAKDWYTYMQRGAEAVHGSNPNVLVILSGLDFDADLTFLKDRPVNLSFKKKLVLELHWYAFTNGTGQWKSHNVNDFCSQIFTKEHRTGGFLLDQGFPLFLSEFGTDQRGGDFEGNRYMSCMLAWAAEKDIDWAVWALTGVYYFREGKRGVVEAYGMLDANWHHVHNHTYLQRLSVIQPPHKGPGIKHNHHKKIFHPLTGLCLVRKSPCYESELTLGPCTKDEPWSYSHGDRLEIKGGHKSCVEGETSVGRSVKLGKKCTKIKRISATKMHLAFKNNDGLLVCLDVDSDNNIVANHCKCLTGDISCEPASQWFKIF
- the LOC103833178 gene encoding DELLA protein RGL3, with the protein product MKRSHQETSVEEVHSMGKKLEDDNNMDEFLSALGYKVRSSDMADVAQKLEQLEVVLSNDDVLGSNALNDTVHYNPSDLSSWAETMLSELNYYPPSLDLDPTRICNLTPFSDDNECSSTTSDNSSKRIRLGPWCDSSESTRPVVMLGVDSQETGVRLVQALVACAEAVHQENLILADALVKRVGPLAASQAGAMGKVATYFAEALARRIYRIRPSSPAVDPSFEEILQMHFYESCPYLKFAHFTANQAILEAVATARGVHVIDLGINQGMQWPALMQALALRPGGSPSFRLTGVGGPSEGDGIQQLGWKLAQLAQAIGVEFEFKGLTVERLTDLEPEMFETRPESETLVVNSVFELHPLLARPGSIEKLLATVKAVKPSVVTVVEQEANHNGVVFLERFNEALHYYSSLFDSLEDGVIIPSQDRVMSEVYLGRQILNVVAAEGTDRIERHETLDQWRKRLGSAGFDPVSLGSDAFKQASLLLALSGGGDGYRVEENDGSLMLAWQTKPLIAASAWKVSDVTAEWRR
- the LOC103833180 gene encoding putative mediator of RNA polymerase II transcription subunit 26, producing MEETKPLVGNHPQQQQQQQQQQQLLYQHQLQQRQQQMLLLQQLQKQQQQQAAMSRFPSNIDVHLRPPGSIQTRPIVPPQQQNPNPNPSVGQPTPNLQQQQQQQQQVAASQQMLQQQQQQQQQQKLMRPLNHIELQFAYQDAWRVCHPDFKRPFSSLEDACERLLPYHVVADYEAEEDDRILDSDPTGQALSRSQQWDNNIAAKVAEFTATFEKQALAFNIITRKRAMGEFRSEERLMVEQALLQEERKALLELKAEMDREKAGREAQEAKLRMAALAQAGQSQSHAEIMARNPLRANAVGNQGGSIQLSHEMGEQGRGMNPDEMMNGWGNNSQREEKEPSEDFLNDEENENGETGEQENWREAGEFDLNSR